In Bos taurus isolate L1 Dominette 01449 registration number 42190680 breed Hereford chromosome 10, ARS-UCD2.0, whole genome shotgun sequence, the genomic window TGGGATATGGAGGGcatccttttttcattttcagcactgttttttttttcccttccttgagAAAGGCAATTTTATTCTAATTGACTTATATcccatttttttctataaaagtatTTGAAGTGGTTTATAAAAATTGTCATGCAatagtaactaaaaaaaaaaaaaaaaaaatagaaaatcaggaCTAAACAGGAAAGAAATATAACCTCTATTCATATATCCCTGCTGGATAAGGCATCCTTTGAGAAAAACAGAATAGTCTTACGACTTACCAATGATTTCACTCAGATAAAACTTGATCAAAGTTTAAATGTAGGTATATTCCAAAGGTGAGCAGTAGAAAGAgtatgggctttggagtcaggccTTTCTTCAAATCACAGCACTTATTTACTGGCATTTTagtaaatgacttaaaaaaaaaaagtccctaccTGTAAATAATAAACACAGGTAAGTGGTAGATAACTAACTCTATGATGTGATTTCAAAGACAGCAGGTAGATATGCTTACTCCTCACCACCTTTCCCCAGTGTCCTGccatatttaaatatcttttcccTTCCCCAAATGCAGAGTGCAtgaatttatcattaaaaaataaaatttcatttattcaacaaatacgtGAACATTTATCATCATCCTTACTCTCTGATCATTTAGAACAAATTCTGGAAAGATATATtagctttttaaataaatcttatcAGTCTACCTTCCTTCATGAAGGAGGATCCTCTCCTTGCTGTGTGAGGAAGGGGGCATTTGAACACACACCCCACAACCCTACTCATCAAAAACAAAGTTTTCATTAACAGGCAGTGGtttcttaagagtctcttgaatGTCTTAGCATTTTCTGAACATAGCAAGGTACTGATTGTATTTGGCTGCTGAAATTTTGCTGTAACACAAAAGGTGATGAAAGGTGTTCATTTCAGACCCAGGAGCAACAGGAGGGACAAGACAGTGACATTCCAAGACGGGCTTGGAAGAGACTACTTCTACCTCAGAAGAATTAATTTCTCAAGGACAGAAttctattaagaaaaaagaaatgttctttGTGGGCCTATTGTGTTCAATGCCCATATGCAAGGCAGTTCACATTGCTattatatgaatttaaaaaatcaactccAGCGGagtaagaaaaaaagtaaacagaaaaatacTAAACAGGAAGTCCTAATCACACATTCAAAAAATTTTCAGGAACGGTTAAGTGCCAATGCATGGAATGGTTAAATGCCAACAATCAGCTTCAATTGTTTTTTATTACAGTAAGAGGAAGTTTACTCTTAAATGCAtagaatttgaagaaaaaatttatataagCTTTTAAAAGAGGCCCTTTTTGACAGTTATTAATACAAATGTGAAATAAGACCCTTCAAACAAATATTTCAGTAACAGTTTACATACAGCAATAATTTATTCTGAAATGTTCATTTAGTTTCTGTTGAGACACGATTCATGTCTCAATAATAAAAGAGCAGCCATCTCACCTCAAATACCAGAATATACAACAAGTTACAGCATAGCAAAAATTCTACCTACTTTCAGATGTTCAGGTAAAATAGTATCATTCAATGTTTTACAGTtacacagatttttttgttttgcgcACAAAATAGTGTAAGTTGTTACACTATAGCTATCTATATGCACATCATGTGACCACAGAACTGTTAATCATTACTTCTGAAATTGAACCATCATTTTCATTCATGCAGTAAAGCAAAGCAGGCTGGGTAAACTTGTTCATTGGGAACCATATTACTGTGAATTTCACAGCCACATGATTAATAATGATGTTAGATGGACTCTCAAAGACTAGAACAGAATGTTTTTTTGCATAAATACCAATTTCTCCCTGATGTAAGTTTAGTCAGTTTATTATCTAGAAATGATTGATAACAGCAATATATCATATCTTCTATCTGTAGTGTTATTTTAAGACAAGCAATAATTAAAGGATGCTGGGATGGGATGCTActtaaatacatgaaaaacatACTGTACAAATATACTTGGCTTTACCATTTTCTTCCTAACTATCAAGAGTGCCTCCCAAAATATGACCAGTGAAGACGAAGTATACTATCAAATATGGCTTCCAGAACAAAAACCCTCTAACAAGAATCAAACCTATTTACaaaatttttcagtcttttacagTTTCACTTGAAACAAAATTTCTACATAGCAGTTGTAAAGAACACGTATCACATTCTCGGTTTCATCCTTCCAGCTCTTTTCACACAGATGTCACAAGGTAAGACCCAGAATGGCGTTTAGGACTTTGAGTCCCGCTGGGTTCTGTGCTGTCGGGTTTTGAGTCGCGTTTCTTTGTGTTGTTGCTCACTGGCGTTGGGATCTGAGACGGTCGGGCTGAAGTGCCATCTGTGCTGCTCTTCCTTGGGCTTGGGTTGTAATTAAAAGGACTCACCCTGGCGGCGACAGTCCCACTTGGTGAACTGTGCTTGCTTGAGCTGCTAGAACTAAACGGGGTACGCTCGGCTATAGAACTTTCACTAGTCTCGGATGCAGGGACAGGGTTATTACTGTGTCCCGGTTTTGTCTCAGTTCCTTTTTGGTCTGGAGGATCTACCTGAATAAAGGAATTCAGGCGGTTTTCCAGACCCATGGTGCGTGTAGGGGCACTACCATTGCTCACATTTTGTTTTCCCTGATTATCTTTTGAATCTTTAGGGTTCGGGTTTCCCTTTTCTGAAACAGTGTCAATCACGGGGGGAGTATTTCCTGTTGGAGATCTTCCAGATCTAGGGTTGTTAATGGGGCAATCCTCAATTCTCACCCAAACATCCTCTGTTTTAGAAACAGCAGGTGCCATTTGATAAATCAGAGTCTTTGATTCAGCACCATTTGCAGCACCTGAAGAAGTGGTCTGAGAAGTACTATTTGTGGGagaaatttcactttcttttatttttctccatgttcCTTTTGTGGATACCTGGTTTTCTTTAGTTTGTTTGCTTCCTGAAATAGAGTTCACTTGTTTTTCGTCctcactttttgccttttcactaGATTCTGATGAAGCAGAAAGAATTGAGGATGAACTTCCAGTTCTTCTCCAAGTGCTTACTCGAGGAAGTGATGATGAGTGTTTGCTGTGCTCACGTTTCCAGGTCCCTGACCTATTGATGGGAAGTCTGGAAGGACTTTCGGAATGAGAGCGTGCTATATCATGGCGCTTTACTGGTCTTCCATCATTATACTCTATGGTGGGACTGAGGTTAGGTGGGAGTTTTCGCCATCCACCAGACTGAAGAGACGAATGTGTAGATAGAGACATATCAGGAAGGGAAGGACTTAAAACTGGAGTATGAGCCTGGGACCGTGTGGGAGAATCGGGTCtggaagatggagaaagagattCAAATGAAGCAGATTCCTCCAGTTTTCTCCTTAGGGTTGGGCTTGGAGCTTCTTTGATGAAAGTTGATTGGCGTACTAATACAGGTCTCTCTGACCTATCGGATTCACTTCCACTTGACTTTGTTGAAGACATTCTAGAAAGTTCTACTTTTTTATTGGATCCATTACTATTACTCATTTGATTTAGCCCTTTGGAGGCAGATTCACTTCTTGGGATACCACTGCCATTCTTGGATAAGCCTGTTTGTTTGGTGAGGTTCTGCTGGCTCATCTGTCTGCCAGGAGATGTGTAAGACATTTTCCCAGAACCTGAGGACTTAGTTGAAGCAGTACTAGGGGATGACGTCCTTGGTAGTTGAGATAATTTGTTAGGGGGACTTATTCCATTTCTACCAGGAGAGATTGAGTTTCGCCCTGGAGACTGCATTGGTCTACTTAATGGTTGCTGGGCAGGTCTTGAAGGAGTGGAATCTCTAGATCCTGATCTAGAAGGTCCTTTGTTTGATCCTGCTGTCTGGGATGCCTGCCTTGTAACAGGGCTTAATTCTGACTTCACTGATGGCTTGGTTCCTCTGGGAGAGGTGGTAGCCGGCTGACCTTCACTAGGGCTTTTGGAGGCTGGAGTCTTGAGGGGCGGGCCTTTTTTAGAAACTGGGCTTGTACTTGAAGAGCTATTCCGAACTCCTGGAATATGAATCATTGTCCTACCTCGAGAGATTGAAGGCATGTTTGTTTGAAGGGGTTGTTTCATTTGGCTCGAAATTTCCGAATTAGATCGAACTTTTCCAGTAATCAAACTTTTATAAACCTTTTTGCctccttttattcctttattttcagATTCTATTTTTTTAGTTTCCAATGTACTTTTCTCCCCAGGTTTTAGAATTCGTGGACCTTTATTACTCGTAAAGGGTTTTTCTTCTTGATCAGGTGTAAGGTGAAATGGTGATCCCAGAGAGATACCCGATTTCAATGAAAGGATAGAATCTGAATCAGATGAAGCTTGTCGAGATAAACATGCAGCGGCAGCAGCTTGATGTAAACTACTTACTATGGAATTTGCACCTTCCTGAATAGCTTTCCAATCAAAATTTTCTGAATCTGGGGATAAACCATGTTCTGAATCTGGTCTCTGTATATCTTTCAAATCGAGTGTCAAATCTTCTGCTAATATGCCACCCATATTTCTGGGACTATGCTTTTCATTATCGGGCTTGAGCCTtgaaggctttttcttttttggcattgCAGAACTTATACATTCCTGCAGCAGGTCATCTTCAGAATCAATACTAAGAGAACTGAGAGAACTGTTTCTTGAGAAACAAACAGGGGTGTCTTCCACGTGAAACGATTTAGGAGCATAACCTGAGGCCTGGGGTTTACCTGGTTCTCCCTGTGAGGCAGGGGGCTCTGTCTCTTTGACAGGTTCattttccttgttgttgttgttttcttgatCAATGTCACTAAGAGAGCTTAGAGAGGAATTTCGAGAAAAGCAAACTGGAGTATTTTCAATAGCGAAATTCTGTAATTTCTCATCTGTTGCTGCCCCTCTGTCTGGTATATCTTTGGAAGACTGGGGAAAAGTGGACTGCTTCTGCAGCACGGGTTTAGACTGACCTCTATTTATTGGCTGCTTTGTAACAGCTGGTGTCTTACTAGCTGATTGTTGGTTTGAGGTTAGTTCTGTGTGGTTGGTCACTTTAGCTTCtgattctttattttccttccccTTTCTTAATTCAGCCTTTTCCCTGGAAAGgtcaacatcatcatcatcaaaatcTAGAGAACTCAGAGAGTCATTTCGTGAAAAACAGTACGGAGTGCCTTCAATGGGCGTGTAATGATGGGGTGAATCAAAAGTAAAACTTCCTCTGACTCTGTCTTCATTATTTGGCAGTTTATCATTGAAGTCCTTGGAATTATTTTTCAAGTGCTGTTTCTTTGAGTCTTTGTTTTCCGAGAAATTTCTTTCTGCATTTAGATTATTTTTTGAGTCTGTATTTTTTCTTACACGTGTCCTGTATTCAGTATTTTGTGGTATAGGTTTTACTGGTGAAGTAGGTTTCTTCGTCTTACCATCTAATTGATTTTTGTTAGTTCCAGATGAAGACATAGATGCTTGCTGGACCTGGTCCATGATCTTTTTCACACGGAAAGGCTTGTGACTTTTTCCTTTGGGCATGGCAGAATTAATGCATTCTGCAAGAATATCACCTTCTTCTGTTTTGCTGTCGTCCAGTTCAGGCACAGTGACAGATGAGGCTTTCCCTCGTTGAGCCTCATCTGTACTTCTGCCTTCAGTAGGAATGGTATCTCGTTTTTCAAACTCACTTGACTGTGCCCCTGCTCTaaccccttctccagcagctaACTCATTTGGAGGGGATTCTATCGTTAGATCACTCAGAGATGTAGCTGTGGAAAAGTTTATAGGTGTCCCTTCTACACAATACACCCGTGGCATATCATCTCCTGGTGTAAAACTAACATGCTTTTGTGCCTGTAACCTGTTTTGCGATGGCAGAAGTTTGTATACAGGGAGCTGACTTGGTTTCCTTGCCACAGGTGGAGGTAATTTTGAAGTAGTCTGGGCTGGTTTTTTGGCTTTGCGTGAAGATTTTGTTGGCATGGCAGAAATTATACACTCTTCTAGTATTTCAATATCATCATCATCTGACTCATCTAAAAGATCTTTTTCAGAATCAGTGGGTTTTTCTGCCTCTTTTTCCTGGTTTTCATTTGATTCTTCAGGCTGCTCACTTTCTGTTTCATTCCCGTTGTCATTTTCCTGAACTGGAGGCATTATTCTTAGTTCCACATCTTTCTGAATAAATGGCTCATCAAGGCTCAGAGCGCTCAGGCTAGATGAACAAGAAAATCCATCAGGAGTACTCTCTGTGGCAAAATGTAACAGAGTATCAGCCTCTGGAAGAACCTGGACCCTTTGTACTGCAGCATTTACAGCAGCTTGCTTGGGTCCACTTTCTCTCTTTTCAGCACTAGGTGCTTTATTTTTAGGTACTTCCTGCTTCGTTTGAACTGTCTGAGGAGGAGGCGGAGGCGGTGGCGGAGGGGTTTTGCTTCTGCTTGGTGGCATGGTTTGTCCAGGGCTATCTGGGAGGTCACTGGGGCTTATGATGCCACTTACCATTCCACTGCAGGGTTCACTCTGAACAGAGCTGGCAATCGAGCGACTCTCAAAACTGTCGAGTGAACTGACTGAAGTACATCTGCTAAACATGAGTGGGGTCTCCTGAACGTAGTGCTCTGGTGGACTTTTGGGTGTCTGAGCACCGCTCTTGGAAGGAGATTTGGCCCCTGAAGAAAATTCAACAGCTTTGTGCCTGGCTGACTCTGAAGACAGACCAGAAGCCTGGAGTCTGCTGGATTTGGTTCTAATGTGCTGTGACCCTGCTGGAACTTTACTCACAGAATCTTCATTTGACCTAGGTCCGCTGTTGTCCTTGATTTCAGCTATTTGCAGAGTGTTAGCAGACTCTGCTTCTTGTGTTGTCTGATCACACCCTACTTCATCTTCAGCAGATGACAGAGATGATAATGAACTGCATCTTGAAAAACATATTGGGGTATCTTCTACACAGTAAGTCTGTATTGTTTCTTGGTTGATAGAGGGGACTTTGCAAGAGGAAGAGGTGGCTTTTGGGGTCTGACCACTTCTGCTCTGTGCTGAGCTTGGATGCAGCTGATTCTGCCTCTTGGCATTAGATGAAGTTGTGGATGTATTCTCGCTGCTTGAAGAGATGTGTTCAGTTTTTGTGCTCTGTCCAGATGAATTCTTTGAGAATGAAAATGCTGGTTTCTGTGAAGAAGGAATGTCTGTGGTGTATTTTAAACTATAATCAATAGGCTGATCCACGTGATGTTTTTCTTCACTGTATTTTATGCTATAATTGGTTGGCCTCTCTTCTTCCTCATGCTGCCCTTCCTCAGAGTAACGTTCGCTATAGTTGGTTGGTTTATCGTCTTCATAGTCATCTTCTTGACACAAAGACTGGTTCACATTTTGACTAATTCCATGATTAGAGCCTACTCGATTTGTTTCAGATCCATTGGCTGCTCTTGACCTGTATGGGGAAACACATTCTTGCTGCCCAAAGTGTGGTTGGAACTTGAGGTGTTTATCATCAGTGCTCTCAGGATACACGGGATAAGCTGTGCTTTGACTCCTTGATTGTCTCTGCTCATTCGGTTTTATTTCATCTTCTAGTATATGTTTGGGTCTTGCCCATCTTTCATTCTGTGAAGGGCTCTGCCTCCCAGAGTTCAACTGTTCATCGGAATATTTGAGACTGTAATTTATTGGTGTATCTAGTTCTCCATCATTATCATCCATATGATTTGCACTATGTATTTTATGGGCTAGGTCAGCTGGATACTGACCATAGCTGCAAAATTTACTTTCATCATCTTCAGAATAGGATTCAATTGAAGGTTTCATCTGACCTCTTTTACCATAACCATCACTACTGCTGACACTATTTAAACTATCATTTGAAGATCTCTTATATTCTACTTTGGCATATGGTATTGGACATGttctgtttgagttttctgactTGGTAAAGTTGTacgtgtttgcatgtgtgtgggtGGTAGAGCTTCTTCTTAGTGCATTCCTCTCATCTGTCCCACAGTGTAGTTCTGTGGTAGACCCAGAACTTCTGTCTTCCTGAGAGGTATGAATAGCTGATACTTCTTCCATGACTTTGGCAATCTGGGCTGCAGTGGTAGAAATCTGCAAACCTCGCTTTGAAGAGGTTCCTGGGTTTTCTGTTGCTGGGTGATAGTTGCCTAGGCTAATACCTCGTTCTCTCTCCAGACTTCTATCTTTCTCAGAACGAGAGCTATCTAAACTTCCCCTTGATGAAGAAGAGCTGGGCAATACTGTAGTGTTTAAGTACGGTGATAGGACAGTCATGTTTCCAGTATTAAAATTGTCTGACCTGTTATCATCAT contains:
- the APC gene encoding adenomatous polyposis coli protein isoform X11, with the translated sequence MAAASYDQLLKQVEALKMENSNLRQELEDNSNHLTKLETEASNMKEVLKQLQGSIEDEAMASSGQIDLLERLKELNLDSSNFPGVKLRSKMSLRSYGSREGSVSSRSGECSPVPMGSFPRRGFVNGSRENTGYLEELEKERSLLLADLDKEEKEKDWYYAQLQNLTKRIDSLPLTENFSLQTDMTRRQLEYEARQIRVAMEEQLGTCQDMEKRAQRRITRIQQIEKDILRIRQLLQSQATEAERSSQSKHEAGSHEAERQNEGQGVAEINMATSGSGQGSTTRIDHETASVLSSSSTHSAPRRLTSHLGTKIRAYCETCWEWQEAHEQGMDQDKNPMPAPVEHQICPAVCVLMKLSFDEEHRHAMNELGRKATRGISSQELGQGLSGGLQAIAELLQVDCEMYGLTNDHYSITLRRYAGMALTNLTFGDVANKATLCSMKGCMRALVAQLQSESEDLQQVIASVLRNLSWRADVNSKKTLREVGSVKALMECALEVKKESTLKSVLSALWNLSAHCTENKADICAVDGALAFLVGTLTYRSQTNTLAIIESGGGILRNVSSLIATNEDHRQILRENNCLQTLLQHLKSHSLTIVSNACGTLWNLSARNPKDQEALWDMGAVSMLKNLIHSKHKMIAMGSAAALRNLMANRPAKYKDANIMSPGSSLPSLHVRKQKALEAELDAQHLSETFDNIDNLSPKASHRSKQRHKQNLYGDYVFDTNRHDDNRSDNFNTGNMTVLSPYLNTTVLPSSSSSRGSLDSSRSEKDRSLERERGISLGNYHPATENPGTSSKRGLQISTTAAQIAKVMEEVSAIHTSQEDRSSGSTTELHCGTDERNALRRSSTTHTHANTYNFTKSENSNRTCPIPYAKVEYKRSSNDSLNSVSSSDGYGKRGQMKPSIESYSEDDESKFCSYGQYPADLAHKIHSANHMDDNDGELDTPINYSLKYSDEQLNSGRQSPSQNERWARPKHILEDEIKPNEQRQSRSQSTAYPVYPESTDDKHLKFQPHFGQQECVSPYRSRAANGSETNRVGSNHGISQNVNQSLCQEDDYEDDKPTNYSERYSEEGQHEEEERPTNYSIKYSEEKHHVDQPIDYSLKYTTDIPSSQKPAFSFSKNSSGQSTKTEHISSSSENTSTTSSNAKRQNQLHPSSAQSRSGQTPKATSSSCKVPSINQETIQTYCVEDTPICFSRCSSLSSLSSAEDEVGCDQTTQEAESANTLQIAEIKDNSGPRSNEDSVSKVPAGSQHIRTKSSRLQASGLSSESARHKAVEFSSGAKSPSKSGAQTPKSPPEHYVQETPLMFSRCTSVSSLDSFESRSIASSVQSEPCSGMVSGIISPSDLPDSPGQTMPPSRSKTPPPPPPPPPQTVQTKQEVPKNKAPSAEKRESGPKQAAVNAAVQRVQVLPEADTLLHFATESTPDGFSCSSSLSALSLDEPFIQKDVELRIMPPVQENDNGNETESEQPEESNENQEKEAEKPTDSEKDLLDESDDDDIEILEECIISAMPTKSSRKAKKPAQTTSKLPPPVARKPSQLPVYKLLPSQNRLQAQKHVSFTPGDDMPRVYCVEGTPINFSTATSLSDLTIESPPNELAAGEGVRAGAQSSEFEKRDTIPTEGRSTDEAQRGKASSVTVPELDDSKTEEGDILAECINSAMPKGKSHKPFRVKKIMDQVQQASMSSSGTNKNQLDGKTKKPTSPVKPIPQNTEYRTRVRKNTDSKNNLNAERNFSENKDSKKQHLKNNSKDFNDKLPNNEDRVRGSFTFDSPHHYTPIEGTPYCFSRNDSLSSLDFDDDDVDLSREKAELRKGKENKESEAKVTNHTELTSNQQSASKTPAVTKQPINRGQSKPVLQKQSTFPQSSKDIPDRGAATDEKLQNFAIENTPVCFSRNSSLSSLSDIDQENNNNKENEPVKETEPPASQGEPGKPQASGYAPKSFHVEDTPVCFSRNSSLSSLSIDSEDDLLQECISSAMPKKKKPSRLKPDNEKHSPRNMGGILAEDLTLDLKDIQRPDSEHGLSPDSENFDWKAIQEGANSIVSSLHQAAAAACLSRQASSDSDSILSLKSGISLGSPFHLTPDQEEKPFTSNKGPRILKPGEKSTLETKKIESENKGIKGGKKVYKSLITGKVRSNSEISSQMKQPLQTNMPSISRGRTMIHIPGVRNSSSSTSPVSKKGPPLKTPASKSPSEGQPATTSPRGTKPSVKSELSPVTRQASQTAGSNKGPSRSGSRDSTPSRPAQQPLSRPMQSPGRNSISPGRNGISPPNKLSQLPRTSSPSTASTKSSGSGKMSYTSPGRQMSQQNLTKQTGLSKNGSGIPRSESASKGLNQMSNSNGSNKKVELSRMSSTKSSGSESDRSERPVLVRQSTFIKEAPSPTLRRKLEESASFESLSPSSRPDSPTRSQAHTPVLSPSLPDMSLSTHSSLQSGGWRKLPPNLSPTIEYNDGRPVKRHDIARSHSESPSRLPINRSGTWKREHSKHSSSLPRVSTWRRTGSSSSILSASSESSEKAKSEDEKQVNSISGSKQTKENQVSTKGTWRKIKESEISPTNSTSQTTSSGAANGAESKTLIYQMAPAVSKTEDVWVRIEDCPINNPRSGRSPTGNTPPVIDTVSEKGNPNPKDSKDNQGKQNVSNGSAPTRTMGLENRLNSFIQVDPPDQKGTETKPGHSNNPVPASETSESSIAERTPFSSSSSSKHSSPSGTVAARVSPFNYNPSPRKSSTDGTSARPSQIPTPVSNNTKKRDSKPDSTEPSGTQSPKRHSGSYLVTSV
- the APC gene encoding adenomatous polyposis coli protein isoform X6; amino-acid sequence: MAAASYDQLLKQVEALKMENSNLRQELEDNSNHLTKLETEASNMKEVLKQLQGSIEDEAMASSGQIDLLERLKELNLDSSNFPGVKLRSKMSLRSYGSREGSVSSRSGECSPVPMGSFPRRGFVNGSRENTGYLEELEKERSLLLADLDKEEKEKDWYYAQLQNLTKRIDSLPLTENFSLQTDMTRRQLEYEARQIRVAMEEQLGTCQDMEKRAQRRITRIQQIEKDILRIRQLLQSQATEAERSSQSKHEAGSHEAERQNEGQGVAEINMATSGSGQGSTTRIDHETASVLSSSSTHSAPRRLTSHLGTKVEMVYSLLSMLGTHDKDDMSRTLLAMSSSQDSCISMRQSGCLPLLIQLLHGNDKDSVLLGNSRGSKEARARASAALHNIIHSQPDDKRGRREIRVLHLLEQIRAYCETCWEWQEAHEQGMDQDKNPMPAPVEHQICPAVCVLMKLSFDEEHRHAMNELGRKATRGISSQELGQGLSGGLQAIAELLQVDCEMYGLTNDHYSITLRRYAGMALTNLTFGDVANKATLCSMKGCMRALVAQLQSESEDLQQVIASVLRNLSWRADVNSKKTLREVGSVKALMECALEVKKESTLKSVLSALWNLSAHCTENKADICAVDGALAFLVGTLTYRSQTNTLAIIESGGGILRNVSSLIATNEDHRQILRENNCLQTLLQHLKSHSLTIVSNACGTLWNLSARNPKDQEALWDMGAVSMLKNLIHSKHKMIAMGSAAALRNLMANRPAKYKDANIMSPGSSLPSLHVRKQKALEAELDAQHLSETFDNIDNLSPKASHRSKQRHKQNLYGDYVFDTNRHDDNRSDNFNTGNMTVLSPYLNTTVLPSSSSSRGSLDSSRSEKDRSLERERGISLGNYHPATENPGTSSKRGLQISTTAAQIAKVMEEVSAIHTSQEDRSSGSTTELHCGTDERNALRRSSTTHTHANTYNFTKSENSNRTCPIPYAKVEYKRSSNDSLNSVSSSDGYGKRGQMKPSIESYSEDDESKFCSYGQYPADLAHKIHSANHMDDNDGELDTPINYSLKYSDEQLNSGRQSPSQNERWARPKHILEDEIKPNEQRQSRSQSTAYPVYPESTDDKHLKFQPHFGQQECVSPYRSRAANGSETNRVGSNHGISQNVNQSLCQEDDYEDDKPTNYSERYSEEGQHEEEERPTNYSIKYSEEKHHVDQPIDYSLKYTTDIPSSQKPAFSFSKNSSGQSTKTEHISSSSENTSTTSSNAKRQNQLHPSSAQSRSGQTPKATSSSCKVPSINQETIQTYCVEDTPICFSRCSSLSSLSSAEDEVGCDQTTQEAESANTLQIAEIKDNSGPRSNEDSVSKVPAGSQHIRTKSSRLQASGLSSESARHKAVEFSSGAKSPSKSGAQTPKSPPEHYVQETPLMFSRCTSVSSLDSFESRSIASSVQSEPCSGMVSGIISPSDLPDSPGQTMPPSRSKTPPPPPPPPPQTVQTKQEVPKNKAPSAEKRESGPKQAAVNAAVQRVQVLPEADTLLHFATESTPDGFSCSSSLSALSLDEPFIQKDVELRIMPPVQENDNGNETESEQPEESNENQEKEAEKPTDSEKDLLDESDDDDIEILEECIISAMPTKSSRKAKKPAQTTSKLPPPVARKPSQLPVYKLLPSQNRLQAQKHVSFTPGDDMPRVYCVEGTPINFSTATSLSDLTIESPPNELAAGEGVRAGAQSSEFEKRDTIPTEGRSTDEAQRGKASSVTVPELDDSKTEEGDILAECINSAMPKGKSHKPFRVKKIMDQVQQASMSSSGTNKNQLDGKTKKPTSPVKPIPQNTEYRTRVRKNTDSKNNLNAERNFSENKDSKKQHLKNNSKDFNDKLPNNEDRVRGSFTFDSPHHYTPIEGTPYCFSRNDSLSSLDFDDDDVDLSREKAELRKGKENKESEAKVTNHTELTSNQQSASKTPAVTKQPINRGQSKPVLQKQSTFPQSSKDIPDRGAATDEKLQNFAIENTPVCFSRNSSLSSLSDIDQENNNNKENEPVKETEPPASQGEPGKPQASGYAPKSFHVEDTPVCFSRNSSLSSLSIDSEDDLLQECISSAMPKKKKPSRLKPDNEKHSPRNMGGILAEDLTLDLKDIQRPDSEHGLSPDSENFDWKAIQEGANSIVSSLHQAAAAACLSRQASSDSDSILSLKSGISLGSPFHLTPDQEEKPFTSNKGPRILKPGEKSTLETKKIESENKGIKGGKKVYKSLITGKVRSNSEISSQMKQPLQTNMPSISRGRTMIHIPGVRNSSSSTSPVSKKGPPLKTPASKSPSEGQPATTSPRGTKPSVKSELSPVTRQASQTAGSNKGPSRSGSRDSTPSRPAQQPLSRPMQSPGRNSISPGRNGISPPNKLSQLPRTSSPSTASTKSSGSGKMSYTSPGRQMSQQNLTKQTGLSKNGSGIPRSESASKGLNQMSNSNGSNKKVELSRMSSTKSSGSESDRSERPVLVRQSTFIKEAPSPTLRRKLEESASFESLSPSSRPDSPTRSQAHTPVLSPSLPDMSLSTHSSLQSGGWRKLPPNLSPTIEYNDGRPVKRHDIARSHSESPSRLPINRSGTWKREHSKHSSSLPRVSTWRRTGSSSSILSASSESSEKAKSEDEKQVNSISGSKQTKENQVSTKGTWRKIKESEISPTNSTSQTTSSGAANGAESKTLIYQMAPAVSKTEDVWVRIEDCPINNPRSGRSPTGNTPPVIDTVSEKGNPNPKDSKDNQGKQNVSNGSAPTRTMGLENRLNSFIQVDPPDQKGTETKPGHSNNPVPASETSESSIAERTPFSSSSSSKHSSPSGTVAARVSPFNYNPSPRKSSTDGTSARPSQIPTPVSNNTKKRDSKPDSTEPSGTQSPKRHSGSYLVTSV